The DNA segment TTGACGGTGTTCCTGTAGTAGCTGAAGGAAACATTCCCGCTAATGGAAATGTGATCAATAATGACCTGATCACGCAGGGATTAAGCAGTCCGCTTAATAACCTCAGTCCGAATGATATTGAAACCATAAGTATTCTTAAGGATGCTTCTGCTACAGCTATTTATGGTTCGAGGGCAGCAAACGGAGTGGTCATCATTACTACCAAAAAAGGTAGTGAAACAAAAGGCCCGGTATATTCTTTTAATACCTCTATAAGCTATCAGAAAGCACAAACGCTGGATGTACTGAATGCCGACCAGTTCAGGGAACTATGGACAGAGGCTGCCAACAATTCTACTTCTACTGCATTGGTAGTACAGCAAATGCGAAACGGTACTTACTTTAAAGATGCAAATACCGACTGGGAAAAGGAACTGAGTCCCATTAACCCGCTCTCCAGAATTATAAACTTTTCCGCTTCCGGGGGAAATGAAAAAATGCGGTATTATGCCAGTATTGGTACAACCGCACAGGATGGAACCTTTAGAAATTCAAACTTCGACAGAAAAAACCTATTGGTCAACCTTGATTTTCAGGCAAGCTCTTCACTCAAATTTGGCACATCTATCAATCTCTCCAACTCTGGTCAAACTTCGCCAGATGCTAGTTTATTTGCCAGAATGTATACCTACAGACCAGATATGCCGGTTTATAATCCTGATGGGACGTTTACATTTTCTGATGGTGGCGTTTCTGAAAACCCGGTTGCACTGTCAAAATCGAGTAACATCAATAAGACCAATCTGTTGATCGGATCGGCTTTTGGAGAACTGAACTTTGCCAGACATTTTGTACTGAAGTCTACGCTTTCTATCAATTACAATACGGGAAATTTAAAAAGCTTCTACCCAAGTCAGACTGTTAAGGGAGGCTGGGCAAAGGCCACAGGCGATGGCACAGGTTTTGGACAGCAAAACAGTAGCCAGGCTCTTTCACACCTGTGGGAAAATATATTAACCTATAACCAGAGCTTTGGTAAACATGTGCTGGAAGGTATTGCCGGTGCTTCATGGCAAGGAAATGAAAACGAATATATGTCGGCTTCGGGTATGGGTTTTCCACAGGACGATATCCTGAACAACCTGTCTAGTGCCACCAGCAACTTCCTTATTTACTCCGGAAAAACACAAAGTGGCCTTGTATCCTTTTTTGGCCGTGTAAACTACAGCTATGCCGATAAATACCTTTTGTCCGTTTCGGCACGAACCGATGGTTCTTCCAAATTCGCAGTTGAAAACAAATGGGCATTTTTCCCTACAGTATCGGCAGCATGGCGACTTTCAGAAGAGAATTTCCTTAAAGATGTTAGTTTTTTGGATGAGCTGAAGATCAGAGGAAGTATAGGGCTTACCGGGCAGCAAAACTTTGGTGTATACCAATGGAGGGCTTTATTTGCTGCCGATCAGTATGGTGATAATCCGGCAGTAATACAAACCCAGCTGGGCAACAACCGCCTTAAATGGGAATTGACTACGCAAACTGATATTGGCCTGGATTTTTCTTTGTTTAAGGGACGTTTAAACGGTGCATTGGATTATTATGTAAAAAATACCAAAGATTTGCTATTTACCGCTTTGTTGCCGGGTAATGCAGGTTTTGCCAACGCTATCAGCAACCTGGGCAGGTCACAGAATAAAGGCTTTGAACTTGCCCTGGATGGTGACATCATCCGAAGTAAAGATTTTACCTGGAACCTGGCTATTAATGTGGCAACAAATAAAAACAAACTGGTTTCCTTAAACAGCGATTTCCTGAACCCAGCCAATGGCAACATCACCCCCCCCTCAGGTGGTGGAGTATTAAGGGTTGGAGAATCTTTAGGTCTGATGTACGGACGCGTGGCAGAAGGGATCATTCAGAACAAAGCGCAACTGGATGCATTAAATGCACTGGCGCCTGATGGTATTTACCAGGTGGCTGGGACAGCACCCGGTGATCTATGGTACAGGGACCTGAATGGAGATGGAAAAGCAACTACATTGGACCAGACGGTTATAGGTAACGCTTTGCCGGACTTTTCAGGTGGTTTTACCAATAGTTTCAAATATAAAAATTTCAGGGTAAATGCCTTATTTACCTATTCTGTGGGGAATGACCTGAACTGGACGGCCCAGGCTGCAGCCATTACTTTTCAATCCCAGGCTTCCAGTGAAAACAAACTGGCCATTGCCATGAACAGGTGGACGCCGGAGAAACCCACCAGTCAGCCACGTGCAGTATATGGCGATCCCAATTCCAATTATTTTGGTTCAAGTTACTTTGTATATGATGCCTCCTTCCTCAGATTAAAAAACCTTACAATCGCCTATGCTTTGCCCGCCAGACTGTTACAAAAAACCAGGTTTATTAAAAACATAGAAATTAATGCTTCAGGTACCAACCTGCTTACGTTTACCAGTTATCCGGGTGCCGATCCCGAAACAAGCAACGCTTCCGGAAACGACATCAATGTTGGTTTGGATGTTAGCAGGTATCCAATAGCAAAAGTTTATACACTTGGTATAAGAGCTGGTTTCTAAAAATTAAAACTCATCACGATGAAAAGAATTCTATATATACTCTTGCTCAACATCCTTTTTTGTGGCTGCGGGAAATTAACAAACGTGCTGGACGTAGATCCACCAAATAACCTTACACCGGAAAACGTTGCAAAAAATAAAGAAGGATTGCGCAACTTGCTGAATGGTGCTTATGCACAGTTACACAACCAGAACTATTACCTGCACGTTGAAGCTATTCCGGCTACGTTGGGCGGTACCATGCAAAGAGGGGCAAGCTTTCCTGATGTGCAGTATCAGGATAACAATTTAAATCAGACTATTGCCAACGTAAATAATCTTTGGATGGCTTTTTATAAAATGATCAACCAGGCCAACTGGGTGATACAACTGGCCAACGAACTTCCTGCCGGGGAAATTTCCGATATAGAAAAGGAACAGATCATTGCCCAGGCACAGGGATTAAGAGGAATGGCCACATTTGATGCCTTGCGTTTTTTTGGTCAGTATTACGATGTGAACAGCCCGTATGGTGTGTTGGTTAGGACTGAAGTAGTAGATTTTACCAACAGGCATCTTAAAAGAAGTACAGTGGCTGAAACATATACGCAGGTTTTAACCGATCTGGACGAGGCCATTGCTAAAGCGCCAAATTTTACTAAACCTATTTACATTTCTAAAACAGCAGCCAAGGCCTTTAAAGCCAGAGTGATGCTGTACAAAGGTGATTATGCCATGGCGGCCCAGCTGGCGGAGCAGGTGATTACAGATGGCACGCGGAGTTTAAGCCCAACTTTTGCAAGGGTGTTTTCTGATGGCTTTAATTCTTCAGAATTGATCTTTATGCGGGCCACTGATGCGGTAACTTATACCGCCGATCGGAAAAAGCTGACCTATTCTAATGGTGGGGTGTTGGTAAGTGCATGGCTGAAAACTTTCATGGCTGGTGATCCGAGAGCTGCATTGTCATTCAATGCCACCAGTAACCTAGTCTTAAAAGTAAACAATACTACTTTCTTTGCACCTACTTATTTCATCAGGATGGCCGAAATGTACCTGATCAAGGCCGAAGGCCTGGCCCGTACTGATGCAGCCCTGGCTGATGCCAAAATACCTTTGCAAACGGTACGTTCCAGGGCTTTTGGCACCCCGCAACTTTCGCTGGCTACTACCAAACCGGCTTTACTTGATGAGATCCATGCCGAGATTATCAAAGAACTGTGCTTTGAAAATGGGAGCGACTGGTTTGCAAATCAGCGTTTTGATAAGATCAAGACCATTAAACCCAAGGTTACCAGTGTAAATCAGTACATATTGCCTATCCCGCAGTCTGAAATCTTATCCAACAACCTTTTCGGCCCCCAAAATCCGGGTTACGAACAATAAGATTAATATATAGGCACTCCCTTTTAATCAACCTAACACACAATTGAATGAACAAAACCTATTTATTGCTCCTGTCTGCGCTACTATGTTTTAGCCTTCAGGATACAAAGGGGCAGGCGGGTAAAAAGAAGACCGATACGGCCGGCTTTACCAAAGCCCCTGCCGATGCCATTAAATCCTTTCAGGCATTTTTTAAGGATGGGGTAGCTTCTGATACCGGGCTTTTTATAAGCCATCGTGCCCAAAACACATACTTTTTCGAGATTCCCGACAGCCTGTTAAAAAGAGATATGCTGATGGTAGCCACCAGGATTTCTATGAGCAGCAGCGATTTTGAAAACATGGTTGCCGGAGAAAGGGCCCAGCCCGGAATGATGCTGCAATGGGACAAGTCACCAGATGGCCGGTTTATTTTCCTGCGGAAAGTGACCTCAAGACTGGCCATCCGCTTTTCGGGTGCCGACAGTGCCTTCCGTAATGCAGTGAACCTACAGACGCTCGATCCGATTATCATGTCCTTCCCGGTTAAGGCCAGGGGCAAACAAGGCAAAAATGCCATTATCGATATACAGCAACTCTTCCTGGCCGATGTAAAAGAGATCAGCCCCTTCGCACAAAACCCGATCCAAAAAGCAATGGGAGTACCCGATAAAAAGTATAAGGTAGAAACGGACCGCTCCTATATCGCCTCTGTGCAAAGTTTTGAGAAAAATATAGAGGTGCGCAGTATGATCACTTTTACCAATGCTGAAGACGTATATACCCTGCTCATTAACCGCTCTATGGTACTGTTGCCCAAAAAACCGATGATGGGCAGGTATGCCGATGACAGGGTGGGTTATTTTACCAAATCCTTCAGTGATTTTAACGAAAGTGAACCGGTGAAAGATAAAGCCTTCATCAACCGTTGGCGATTGGAACCTAAGGAAGAGGATAAAGCTAAAATGGCGCAGGGTCTGTTGGTAGAACCCCAAAACCCGATCGTATTTTACCTGGATGCCGCTACCCCGAAAAAATGGAAGGAATATATCCGCAAAGGTGTAGAGGATTGGAAAACAGCCTTTGAATCCGCAGGCTTTAAAAATGCCATCATTGCTAGAGATCTACCTGTAAATGACCCCTTGTTTAATGCCGAGGACATTCGTTATTCAGTAATCCGTTACACTGCATCGGCCATCCCCAATGCCAAAGGCCCTTCAGTTATTGATCCCCGTTCGGGCGAAATCCTGGAATCCGATGTGATCATTTACCACAATATCCTGCAGTTGCTTACTCAATGGCGTTTTGCACAAACGGCGGCCAACGACCCTTCCGTACGTTCGGGAAAATTAACCGATGATGCCATGGGCGAGGCCATCCGTTATGTGGCCGCACATGAAGTAGGTCATGCCCTGGGTTTAAGACATAACATGGGTGCTTCCTACGCTTTTCCAGTCGATTCTTTACGCTCGGCCAGCTTTACCCAAAAGTATGGCACCACACCTTCCATAATGGATTATGCCCGTAACAACTATGTGGCGCAGCCTGAAGATAAGGGTGTAAAATTAACGCCTCCTTTATTGGGTATTTACGATCAATATGCCATCAACTGGGGTTACAGGCCAATTGCTGAAGCCCAATCGCCAGGTGAAGAACTCAAAACATTGAACAGCTGGATTGCCAGGCATCAGGGCGACCCGCGCTATCGCTTTGCTGAAGGTGACCTGAATGGAAGTGATCCCTCGTCGCAAAGGGAAAGTCTGGGCGATGATGTGGTCAAAGCTAGCAGATACGGGGTGAAAAACATCCGCTATATCCTGCTCAACATGAAAAAATGGATGACAGTGCCTGGTGCAAAATATGATGAGTTGGATGATGCTTATCTGGCTGTATTGAGGCAATATGAAAGGTATTTAGGCCATGTTGGAACTGCCATAGCTGGTGTTTACCAGAATTATCCGGTGCAGGGACAGCAGCAGCTAGCTTATCAGTATTCCTCAAAAAAGGAGAATAAAGCCGCAGTGGCCTTCATGCTGGAACAGTACCACAATTTTCCTTTGTTGCTGGAAAGTCTGCCTAAAGACATGATCATTTACGATAAGGCCGGGGGTGCGAAAAGGGAAGTGCCTGTAAGTACGTATATAGAAAGGCTGTTCAAAAAACAATTTCAGGCTGAAGTGCTTAATTTTGGTAAGCTGGCCTTTTTAACAGATAACGGGTTGCAGGATGGGGATGCTGCTTATCAGGCCACAGATTTGCTGAATGACATCCGTAACGACCTGTTCAGCGCGGAACGGGCTGTACCTAAATACTACGATCAGTTGCTGCAGGCCCTGTACCTGGACCGGGTTATCGGACTTTCAAGTTTAAACAAAACGAATGTGGGTACAAAGGCCTTTGCTGAGGCAGCAATAGCTAGAGTTCCTGAAAGCGCTTGCTTTGACTTGGACGATCTGGTACTCCCTTCTTCCAAGGAGCTTTATTTTCAGTTCATGAGCATGGCTGTAAATGATAAACAGTTTAAAATTGAAAGTCTGGCACTTGGCGAGATCAAAAGGATTAAGGCCATTGTAGAGCAACGGATACCCGGAGCAAAAGCTGAAGTTCTAGATCACTATCAATACCTGCTTAAAAGGATCCAGTTGTTCCTGAAATAAATAAAAAGAAGCGGGAATGATCATACCGATACATTCCCGCTCATCTAAATTAACGCTCTCAATTATATATACGCTGTATGATGCTTATTATTGTGCAAGCACTGAAATTTAATCATCCTTTTATACATTTTAATAATCTGCTTAGACCTGTTCCGGCACGACCATGATTACCTTTGATATGCATGCGTATCTAATGCGTAATGGCTAAGACATGAGTCCGCCTTTTCTGTGGAAAAAGTCGGACTCACCTCGGACTCATGTCGGACTCATACCGGACTCATTCAAAAGACAGATCAGCTCAATACTTGTTATTATAACTTTTAAAATACCCACATTCTTTTAAGATTTCCTGATAAAACCTCGTGTCTTTATACTGGTTTTTTAAGGCTGCGAAATGCCTGCCAAAAAATACCGGTTCAATGTCTGAATTCCAGTAGTTCATGTCTTTTTTATCGGGATTGATATAACCTTTGTTGTAGCTTTCGTTTCTTTCACACTTGCTGGCCATAAATATGCACCTGGCTTTCTGTTCCTTACTATTGGCAGCACTTGCGGCAAGTAAATAATATTTTTCGGCTATTTTAGCCGAAAGCAGCATAGGTTTAAAAACTTCCGGGATGTCAAAAGGGGTAGCCCCATCGGCATTCATGATACGGGTCTGAAAAAAGGTCCTTGCATTACCATAAAAGGTAATGTTATAAAAAGCATTGGCCAACAGGAAAGCATTGTTGTACACATTTTTGCCTGCTTTTATTT comes from the Pedobacter heparinus DSM 2366 genome and includes:
- a CDS encoding TonB-dependent receptor, with amino-acid sequence MRLAILLLIAAVFQVQAGTYAQRVTLNEKNSSLTEVLEKLGAQSGYDFVYGHALLKTAKPITVELKNAQFGEALKKVFEGQDFTYTVRNRTVVVYQKENSLFNRISDYFKAISINGKVTDEKGGALPGVTVQLKGTSTIAYTNAAGNYAITVPDENAELVFTSIGFTTQEIKVGNKTTINLTLKESTSQLEETVIVAYGSQKKKDLTGSVSTISGESLHDLPSTINLEQALQGRAAGVQVIQETGQPGAATKVRIRGSSSLLGSNQPLYIVDGVPVVAEGNIPANGNVINNDLITQGLSSPLNNLSPNDIETISILKDASATAIYGSRAANGVVIITTKKGSETKGPVYSFNTSISYQKAQTLDVLNADQFRELWTEAANNSTSTALVVQQMRNGTYFKDANTDWEKELSPINPLSRIINFSASGGNEKMRYYASIGTTAQDGTFRNSNFDRKNLLVNLDFQASSSLKFGTSINLSNSGQTSPDASLFARMYTYRPDMPVYNPDGTFTFSDGGVSENPVALSKSSNINKTNLLIGSAFGELNFARHFVLKSTLSINYNTGNLKSFYPSQTVKGGWAKATGDGTGFGQQNSSQALSHLWENILTYNQSFGKHVLEGIAGASWQGNENEYMSASGMGFPQDDILNNLSSATSNFLIYSGKTQSGLVSFFGRVNYSYADKYLLSVSARTDGSSKFAVENKWAFFPTVSAAWRLSEENFLKDVSFLDELKIRGSIGLTGQQNFGVYQWRALFAADQYGDNPAVIQTQLGNNRLKWELTTQTDIGLDFSLFKGRLNGALDYYVKNTKDLLFTALLPGNAGFANAISNLGRSQNKGFELALDGDIIRSKDFTWNLAINVATNKNKLVSLNSDFLNPANGNITPPSGGGVLRVGESLGLMYGRVAEGIIQNKAQLDALNALAPDGIYQVAGTAPGDLWYRDLNGDGKATTLDQTVIGNALPDFSGGFTNSFKYKNFRVNALFTYSVGNDLNWTAQAAAITFQSQASSENKLAIAMNRWTPEKPTSQPRAVYGDPNSNYFGSSYFVYDASFLRLKNLTIAYALPARLLQKTRFIKNIEINASGTNLLTFTSYPGADPETSNASGNDINVGLDVSRYPIAKVYTLGIRAGF
- a CDS encoding RagB/SusD family nutrient uptake outer membrane protein, with amino-acid sequence MKRILYILLLNILFCGCGKLTNVLDVDPPNNLTPENVAKNKEGLRNLLNGAYAQLHNQNYYLHVEAIPATLGGTMQRGASFPDVQYQDNNLNQTIANVNNLWMAFYKMINQANWVIQLANELPAGEISDIEKEQIIAQAQGLRGMATFDALRFFGQYYDVNSPYGVLVRTEVVDFTNRHLKRSTVAETYTQVLTDLDEAIAKAPNFTKPIYISKTAAKAFKARVMLYKGDYAMAAQLAEQVITDGTRSLSPTFARVFSDGFNSSELIFMRATDAVTYTADRKKLTYSNGGVLVSAWLKTFMAGDPRAALSFNATSNLVLKVNNTTFFAPTYFIRMAEMYLIKAEGLARTDAALADAKIPLQTVRSRAFGTPQLSLATTKPALLDEIHAEIIKELCFENGSDWFANQRFDKIKTIKPKVTSVNQYILPIPQSEILSNNLFGPQNPGYEQ
- a CDS encoding zinc-dependent metalloprotease: MNKTYLLLLSALLCFSLQDTKGQAGKKKTDTAGFTKAPADAIKSFQAFFKDGVASDTGLFISHRAQNTYFFEIPDSLLKRDMLMVATRISMSSSDFENMVAGERAQPGMMLQWDKSPDGRFIFLRKVTSRLAIRFSGADSAFRNAVNLQTLDPIIMSFPVKARGKQGKNAIIDIQQLFLADVKEISPFAQNPIQKAMGVPDKKYKVETDRSYIASVQSFEKNIEVRSMITFTNAEDVYTLLINRSMVLLPKKPMMGRYADDRVGYFTKSFSDFNESEPVKDKAFINRWRLEPKEEDKAKMAQGLLVEPQNPIVFYLDAATPKKWKEYIRKGVEDWKTAFESAGFKNAIIARDLPVNDPLFNAEDIRYSVIRYTASAIPNAKGPSVIDPRSGEILESDVIIYHNILQLLTQWRFAQTAANDPSVRSGKLTDDAMGEAIRYVAAHEVGHALGLRHNMGASYAFPVDSLRSASFTQKYGTTPSIMDYARNNYVAQPEDKGVKLTPPLLGIYDQYAINWGYRPIAEAQSPGEELKTLNSWIARHQGDPRYRFAEGDLNGSDPSSQRESLGDDVVKASRYGVKNIRYILLNMKKWMTVPGAKYDELDDAYLAVLRQYERYLGHVGTAIAGVYQNYPVQGQQQLAYQYSSKKENKAAVAFMLEQYHNFPLLLESLPKDMIIYDKAGGAKREVPVSTYIERLFKKQFQAEVLNFGKLAFLTDNGLQDGDAAYQATDLLNDIRNDLFSAERAVPKYYDQLLQALYLDRVIGLSSLNKTNVGTKAFAEAAIARVPESACFDLDDLVLPSSKELYFQFMSMAVNDKQFKIESLALGEIKRIKAIVEQRIPGAKAEVLDHYQYLLKRIQLFLK